The window AGCGCCATTGGCAGCAGCAGCTGGTCGGCCAGATTGGGCCCTACCGGCGCGCCGCTCTTCAGGTATCTTTTCACCTGGCTGACGGTTCGCTGCGCCACCTTTTCCGCACTCAGGTGTTTTTCGCCAAAGCCCGTAAAGGTCTCGGTCAGCTGGTCGGAGTGGACAAACACCGAGAGCACATTGCCGGGACCATATCGTTCATCCTGAATATGTTTTGTGTTTGCCCTGTCGATATGCAGTGTGCCGCAGACAACCCGCAACTCCCTGCGGCCGATGTGCTCAGGTAACTGGGCGCAGTACGAGCGGGCAGACAGGGACACCTCTCCCCTGGTCACCAGCTCAAGCGGCGTTAAGGAGCGGGCGGGGATAATCTCCACCTCTATCCGGCCACCGCCAACGGGGAAAAATCCAGGCCGGACCAGTCTTGCCCGAATCTCGACTCCCATCCTGTTTAGCAGTGGCAGATAGCTCTGTTGCAGGAACTCAAATGGGGGAGCCATGGGGTTGTGGGTGCCCCCCTCGATAGTTACGCGGCAGGGGTGGCTGCCAGCCAGTAGCCCGGGAAGGATGGCCTGCAGCACCAGGGTGCAGCTGCCGGCTGTGCCGACTTGAAACAGGTAGCTGCCTGCCTGAACCGCGCCGGGTTCAAAATAGAGCGTCTCGGAACCAAGCGCTGCTCCCTGGACCTGGGCGGAGCTGATCTGGGCGGCAGCGCGAACGGCAGTCAGATGCTGGCGCAACAGTCCTGGCTTTTTCCTTTTTGCCCGTATGTTTCGTATGGTGAACGACCGACCGGTGACCAGGGACAGGCCGAGTGCCGAGCGAACGATCTGTCCGCCCCCCTCACCGTATGCCCCGTCAATCTCGATCATGGCTCTTACCTTGTGCAGCCCACAGGATCATTGTGCTTCTTGGGATGATGCCTGCCACCTCCGTAAGCGAGGGAGCAAACAATGTCGTTGGTTTCTCCTAGCCAGTATAGTCCAGAGAACCCGCCAGTATCAATCACCCTTTCTGTTAGAACTCCTCCTGTCTGTATAACAAATCACTTCTTTTCCATGGCTGCCTGATCTTTGCCGACAAGAAATATTATCAGAATTTGACCTAAGTCAAGGAATGTGGGTGCCACCTTGTGGAATGATCAAGTAGCGTAATATCGAAACTTTAAGGGTGCAACGATTGTACGCCAGTGACTGGGGAGGAAAATGAACGGACAACCAAGATTAAACCAAGAGGAGGGATGTATATGTACTTCATGCTGGCAACAGCACGAGCTTCGGGGGAGTCTCAGGACATAAGGGATTCCGGGTGCCCACGGGACCTTCTATAACAGGGAGAGGAATTCTCATATGAAAACAAGTTGTTGGATAAAGTATTGCTCGCTGACTGCGTTTGTAGCTGCGTTGGCGTTTTTCGTCTACCTGGTAGACGCTTCCAAAGCGCTTTCGTATCTCTCCAAAGACCCGCTGGCATGCATCAACTGCCATGTAATGAACCCGCAGTACGCAACCTGGCAGCACAGTTCACACAAAAACGTCGCAAGCTGTGTGGATTGCCATCTGCCGACAGACTCGATGGTTGATAAGTATCTGGCCAAGGCTAGAGACGGCTGGAATCACTCCGTTGCGTTTACCTTGAACACCTATGGGCAGAATATTCAAATCAGTGATGATGGTGCCAAAAGGGTTCAGGCAAATTGTATCGCATGTCATGCAGGGCTAACAGAGACAATCAGAAGCAACCAGGACAGGTACCACGATTTCAGCGGAGCCCCTGCTGCAGACAGAAAATGCTGGGAGTGTCACCGGGAGGTTCCCCATGGCAGGGTACGGAGTCTCTCATCGACTCCGGATAATCTTGGTGTTCGCGAACTTTAATTTTGGGGAGGATAGAGTGAATAAATATGGATTTTTGATGATTGGGTCGGCGGTAGCCCTGGCAGGTATGGGCTTGATGGCAAATTCAATTAATGGCAAACAGGTGGAGCGGGAGGTTCTGACCACACTCCCCGTAGTAAAGGCTGATGGTGTGGAGAGTCGAAATGATGAATGGGCACGTTATTACCCTCGTCAGTATGACTCATGGAAACAGACGAAAAAGAACGACAAGATAAAAGATATGCTCGAAGAGAAGCCGCAGCTGGCAATTCTCTGGGCAGGTTACGGTTTTGCCAAAGACTATAATGCGCCCCGCGGTCATTTCTATGCACTGCAGTCCAATATCAATACCTTGAGAACCGGTGCTCCGGTCGGCCCCGTGGATGGTCCCATGCCCACAGCCTGCTGGACTTGTAAATCTCCGGATGTGGTGCGGGTGATGGAAGAGCAGGGCGAAAATGAATACTTCACCGGTAAATGGGCACGCCTGGGGGAAGAGATCGTCAACCCCATCGGCTGTGCCGACTGCCATGATTCGTCCACCGGCGACCTGACCCTTACCCGGCCGTATCTTGAGCGTGCACTTGAAGCAAGTGGCACCAATCTCGATGAGATAACCCACCAGGAGATGCGTTCACTGGTCTGTGCCCAGTGCCATTCGGAGTATTATTTCAAAAACACCGAATATACCGATAAAGAGGGTACGGAGCAGGTTGCCAAGGTGGTCACCTTCCCATGGAGTGAGGGCTTGGGCGCCGAGGACATGGAGCGGTATTATAACAACTACGGTTTCAAAGATTGGACCCACAAGATCAGTAAGGCTCCAATGTTGAAAGCACAGCATCCGGGTTACGAAATTTACAAGACCGGCATCCACGCACAACGCGGTGTATCCTGTGCTGATTGCCATATGCCGTACAAGCAGGAAGGCAGCGTCAAGTTCTCCGATCACCACATTGCCAGCCCGTTGGAGAATGTGGAAAATACCTGTCTCACCTGTCATCGTGAGACCGAAGAAGAGTTCAAGCAACTGGTGAAAACCAAGCTCGACAGAAAAGAGCAGCTGATGGAAATCACCATGGATAACCTGGCAAAGGCGCATCTTACCGCCGGTAAAGCCTGGGAGTCCGGCGCCACCGAAGAGCAGATGGCAGGGGTGTTGGAGTCAATCCGTTCAGGCCAGTGGATCTGGGATTACTCTATCGCCAGTCATGGTTCATTCTTCCATGCACCGGAAGAGACCCTTCGTCTGCTCGGTGTAGCCAATGAAAAAGCGCAGCAGGCACGCCTTGAACTGGCAGGTATTCTGGCCACTCTGGGGGTAACCGATTACCAGATTCCGGATTTCTCCACTAAAGAGAAGGCACAGAAGCTGGCAGGGGTGAACCTCGAAAAGCTGGTGGACGAGAAAAATGAATTCCGTGAACTGTTGCTCAAGGAGTGGAGTGAAAAAGCAGTTGAGGCCGGGCGTCTGAATCCGGCAACCAGGGAAGGAATGAGCGATAAGACTTCGTATAACCAGTAATCCCAGTGGTTGAGACGCAATTATAACGATCCGACTTGATTGGATGTTGTCCGATCAAGTCGGAATTGTTTTTAATGAGTTATATTTTTTCGATTTCACGAACAGTTTTTTCATTTACGATATTGCCGGTGTTGAGAACAGACCCAGGTTCAAAAAGCATCACGTGACATTCTTCCAGGGCTACGGGCAGGTGCTCTACCCCTTTGGGAATGATAAAGAACTGTCCTTCCTGCAGTTGAACATCCCGCTCTCGTAACTTGATGGTGAGCTTACCTTGGATCACCATGAATAATTCGTCTTCACTGGCGTGATGATGCCAGACAAATTCTCCTTTCAATTTTGCCAGTTTCATGAGCTGCCCGTTAAGCTCACCCACAATTTTCGGGCTCCAATATTCGTCGAATTGGCCAAGTTTTTCTTTTATATCTACCGGGATCATTGTGTTTTTATAATTCAATTATTATCTGTTCAAAGTGTTGAGGTTATCGCTGCGCTGCTCTTGACATGTATCGACTATCCACCTGGAAAATCTTTGATCTGGCCACAATTTCAAACCCAAACCTTTGGTAAAAGGTGACATTTTCATCTGTGTCCGTTTCCAGGTAGGCTGGTGCTGAACAGTTATCCACCTCCTGGCAAAACCGTTGCATAAGTTTGGAGCCAATTCCCATTTTTCGATGAGATGGCAGTACACCGATTGGTCCGAGATGCCAGTGCTGTTCCAGGGGATCTCGTATTGCCCATTCCC of the Desulfosediminicola ganghwensis genome contains:
- the rtcA gene encoding RNA 3'-terminal phosphate cyclase; protein product: MIEIDGAYGEGGGQIVRSALGLSLVTGRSFTIRNIRAKRKKPGLLRQHLTAVRAAAQISSAQVQGAALGSETLYFEPGAVQAGSYLFQVGTAGSCTLVLQAILPGLLAGSHPCRVTIEGGTHNPMAPPFEFLQQSYLPLLNRMGVEIRARLVRPGFFPVGGGRIEVEIIPARSLTPLELVTRGEVSLSARSYCAQLPEHIGRRELRVVCGTLHIDRANTKHIQDERYGPGNVLSVFVHSDQLTETFTGFGEKHLSAEKVAQRTVSQVKRYLKSGAPVGPNLADQLLLPMALAGTGHVRTLQPTNHTLTNIAVIETFLATRFVVSQVSHACWDIAL
- the nrfH gene encoding cytochrome c nitrite reductase small subunit, whose product is MKTSCWIKYCSLTAFVAALAFFVYLVDASKALSYLSKDPLACINCHVMNPQYATWQHSSHKNVASCVDCHLPTDSMVDKYLAKARDGWNHSVAFTLNTYGQNIQISDDGAKRVQANCIACHAGLTETIRSNQDRYHDFSGAPAADRKCWECHREVPHGRVRSLSSTPDNLGVREL
- the nrfA gene encoding ammonia-forming cytochrome c nitrite reductase, with the protein product MNKYGFLMIGSAVALAGMGLMANSINGKQVEREVLTTLPVVKADGVESRNDEWARYYPRQYDSWKQTKKNDKIKDMLEEKPQLAILWAGYGFAKDYNAPRGHFYALQSNINTLRTGAPVGPVDGPMPTACWTCKSPDVVRVMEEQGENEYFTGKWARLGEEIVNPIGCADCHDSSTGDLTLTRPYLERALEASGTNLDEITHQEMRSLVCAQCHSEYYFKNTEYTDKEGTEQVAKVVTFPWSEGLGAEDMERYYNNYGFKDWTHKISKAPMLKAQHPGYEIYKTGIHAQRGVSCADCHMPYKQEGSVKFSDHHIASPLENVENTCLTCHRETEEEFKQLVKTKLDRKEQLMEITMDNLAKAHLTAGKAWESGATEEQMAGVLESIRSGQWIWDYSIASHGSFFHAPEETLRLLGVANEKAQQARLELAGILATLGVTDYQIPDFSTKEKAQKLAGVNLEKLVDEKNEFRELLLKEWSEKAVEAGRLNPATREGMSDKTSYNQ
- a CDS encoding cupin domain-containing protein, whose product is MIPVDIKEKLGQFDEYWSPKIVGELNGQLMKLAKLKGEFVWHHHASEDELFMVIQGKLTIKLRERDVQLQEGQFFIIPKGVEHLPVALEECHVMLFEPGSVLNTGNIVNEKTVREIEKI